In a genomic window of Leucoraja erinacea ecotype New England chromosome 8, Leri_hhj_1, whole genome shotgun sequence:
- the LOC129699666 gene encoding suppressor of cytokine signaling 5-like — MDKVGRMWSTLKYRCQNFFVNEGGGPNENGLNCPSCSVGQSTNTNVDELPHQGLGGATNEHTDTGLTIDRRNGNCVSNIPEIVEADLDKENDNLAAGPESRLVRRDSYSRHAPWGGKKKHSCSTKSQMSFETVKRFSRSRSGLQRRERRYGVSSIHDMESLTNRAMTRPSIRQRFQETVGLCFPLRTHSKQPKSLLSSRRKILLSELMLEKCPFPAGSDLAQKWHLIKQHTAPVSSQSTCWLETLDPTFSSTEDEEDRLRERRRLSIEEGVDPPPNALIHTFEATAQINQTYKLGPKLAPGMSELPADNNGVTNGDWDVEEGSTTLCLQARKQKSRPTAGENIGHAARPGPWKVHTQIDYIHCLVPDLLQITSNPCYWGVMDRYEAEALLDGKPEGTFLLRDSAQEDYLFSVSFRRYNRSLHARIEQWNHNFSFDAHDPCVFHSSTVTGLLEHYKDPSSCMFFEPLLTVPLTRTLPFSLQYICRAAICYCTTYDGIDALPLPPPLQEYLKEYHYKQKVRVRWLEREPSKVK; from the coding sequence ATGGATAAAGTTGGAAGGATGTGGAGCACTTTGAAGTACCGATGTCAGAATTTTTTTGTTAATGAAGGTGGAGGCCCAAATGAAAATGgtttaaattgtccaagttgttCCGTTGGCCAAAGCACAAATACAAATGTTGATGAACTGCCTCATCAAGGATTAGGGGGTGCAACAAATGAACATACAGACACAGGTTTAACCATAGACAGAAGGAATGGAAACTGTGTTTCTAATATCCCAGAGATTGTTGAAGCTGATTTGGATAAAGAAAATGATAATTTAGCTGCTGGACCGGAGTCTCGCCTTGTTCGACGAGACTCTTATTCCCGCCATGCTCCCTGGGGTGGAAAGAAGAAACACTCTTGCTCTACTAAATCCCAGATGTCATTTGAAACAGTTAAACGTTTTAGTAGATCAAGATCTGGGTTACAAAGGCGGGAAAGAAGATATGGCGTGAGTTCCATCCATGATATGGAGAGTTTGACTAATCGTGCTATGACACGTCCATCTATACGCCAACGTTTCCAAGAAACTGTAGGACTCTGTTTTCCCTTGCGCACACATAGTAAGCAGCCAAAGAGTTTATTGTCGAGCAGGAGAAAAATTTTGCTCTCTGAACTGATGCTTGAAAAATGTCCTTTTCCTGCTGGGTCAGATCTAGCCCAGAAATGGCATCTTATTAAACAACACACAGCTCCTGTAAGCTCGCAGTCAACTTGTTGGCTTGAAACGCTTGATCCTACTTTTTCTTCTACAGAAGACGAAGAAGATAGGCTCAGGGAAAGACGAAGGCTCAGTATTGAAGAAGGGGTTGATCCTCCTCCCAATGCCCTTATACACACTTTTGAAGCCACTGCACAAATTAATCAAACGTACAAACTGGGACCAAAGTTAGCACCTGGAATGAGTGAGCTTCCTGCTGACAATAATGGAGTTACAAATGGAGACTGGGATGTGGAGGAGGGCTCAACTACGCTTTGTCTTCAGGCACGAAAACAGAAATCACGGCCAACGGCAGGAGAAAATATTGGTCATGCTGCCAGACCTGGACCTTGGAAAGTGCACACACAAATTGATTACATTCATTGTTTGGTGCCAGACTTGCTTCAGATTACAAGTAACCCTTGTTACTGGGGAGTAATGGATCGTTATGAAGCTGAGGCTCTCCTTGATGGCAAGCCTGAAGGGACATTTCTACTCAGGGACTCTGCACAAGAGGATTACCTCTTCTCTGTGAGCTTCCGTCGTTATAACCGCTCCTTGCATGCTAGGATTGAGCAATGGAATCATAATTTTAGTTTTGATGCTCATGATCCCTGTGTTTTTCACTCCTCCACTGTAACGGGCCTCCTGGAACATTACAAGGATCCCAGCTCATGCATGTTTTTTGAACCTTTGCTGACTGTTCCGCTGACCAGGACCCTTCCCTTCAGCCTGCAGTACATCTGTCGTGCAGCCATTTGCTACTGTACAACGTATGATGGAATAGATGCCCTTCCACTTCCCCCACCTCTACAAGAGTATCTGAAAGAGTACCACTATAAACAGAAAGTACGAGTGCGATGGTTAGAACGAGAACCATCCAAGGTCAAATAA